A stretch of DNA from Candidatus Binatia bacterium:
ATGCTTGTACCCACTGTGGTTGGACCACTTGTGTTTTACCAGTTTTACCCGTTTGACTTCGGGCCGTTCGTGACCGGGTACGTAGGGGTGCTGCTGCTCGGCACGGCATTCATTGCTTGCGGTATGTTCGTCTCCTCCCTGACGGAGAACCAAGTCGTGAGCGCCATGGGAACGTACGGGATTCTCATCACATTCTGGTATCTCACGTGGAACGAGTCGGTCGCCAGCGTAGCGGTGATTGAAGCCCTTTTGAAAATATCCCTCTTCGACCGCTTCCTGAACTTTGCCCGGGGGGTGGTAGACACGCAGGATATTGTGTTTTTTGTCCTGTTCGTTCTCTATTTCCTTTTCCTGACCTTAGCCTCTTTGGATGCACGGAAGTGGCGAGGAGTAGGGGCCGCGGCGTGACCATCAAGGGTAACCAAAGCATTATCCACGTCGCTCAACTCACGGCGCAAATTGTCATTGTCAGCACGCTCTTCACCTTTGTGCTGTTGCTCGCCGAGCGCCATAATTGGCGCTTCGACTTCAGCCCCACGCAACAATTCCATCTGTCGGACGCAGCGAAAAAAGTGGCCCAAAGTTTGGACACCGACGTGGAGATCGTCGCTTTCTACACGCCGGACGAGCCCGGACAACGACGCGCTTTGTTGGACACTCTGGAACTGTTCGCGAAAGCCACACCACGCATTCGCTATCAGCTCGTGGATCTCAACCGCTCCCCGGCCATGGCCCAGAAGTACGGAGTGAACAATGCCGGCTCCGGCGTGATCGTGCTCAATGAGCGCGTCCAACATGTGCAGTTCATAGACGAGGAGGGAATCACCAGCGCGTTGATTCGTATCACCCGGCAAGGCGAGCGCGCGGTGTGCTTCGTCACCGGCCACGGGGAACACTCTCCATTCGACACCGATGAGCGGCGCGGTTACAACGAGGTCGCGAAAGCGCTGGAGAGGGAAGGATTTTCCATTCGCGAGCTTCCACTGGTTCCCCCCGAGGGAGTTCCGAACGACTGCCGCGTCGTCGTCATGGCAGGTCCGACCCGAGACTTTTTGCCCGGCGAAGCGGAGAGCCTCGATCGTTACCTGCGTGGCGGCGGCCAGATGCTCCTTCTCATCGATCCAGGTGCGCCCCCTAGCGTTCTCACCTTCCTCGAACGTTACGGTGCAAAAGCAGGCAACGACGTTGTACTCGATGAACGGAATCGCCTCCTGGGTACCGATGCATCCATGTTAAACGTACCGGCGTTCAACAAAAACATTTTCCGTACAGAACTCGATACCGCGGTTTTCCCGGTGGCGCGAACCATCTTGCCGACAGAAGAAGGTGACCGTTCTGGGCGAGTCAAAGTGCTCGCCTTGAGTAGCCCGGATAGCTGGGCCTATGTCGAGGGAGGGAAACTCCCGGACCGCAACGTTCGTTTCCGGCGCGACAAGGACCAACCGGGCCCGCTGCCCGTTGGCGTCTACATCGAGCTTCCGATGCAAGGACAGGCTACGGAATTGCAGGACCACGGCCGCCTCATCGTGTTTGGCGATTCGGACTTTGCCACCAACCTCGCGCTGAACTGGCGCGGGAACAAAGACGTCTTTCTCAACAGCGTGGCCTTGCTGGCGGAGGATCCCACTTTAATCGCCGTTCGCCGCAAAGGCCTCCCTCGAGGCTCGATTTCACCGATTTACCTCACCGAGTCGCAAGACAGAGTGGTTTTTTGGCTCGCCGTCGTTGCGGTCCCGTCAGTTGTGGCGCTGGCCGGAATCGCCGTGGCGGCAGTACGGCGTCGCCGAGGGAGCAGATAGGCATGGGCTGGCGCTTCACACTCGTCAGTGCTGCTCTGCTGGCCGCAGTCGTTGCCATATATTACCTGGACACCACCCCCCCGCCACCACCGCGACGGGTCGGTTTGCCGTCCGCACGAACTCCCCTGCCGCCAGCTCCGTCCGGGACACCGCTGGTGACACAAGATGCCAAGACAATTGAACGGATGCACCTCGCTTTGGACGGGGTGGAACGGGTCACAGAGCGGACCAACGGCGGCTGGACCGGAACGGATCGGCCTGAGTTGATCGAGGAGTTCGCCCGAGATTTGACTCGCCTGGGTCCGCTGGAAAAGATCGAACTTCACGGGCAGTCCGTAAGCCAGTACGGCCTTCAACCCCCCCGCGGGCGCATCGAACTTCACCTGAAGGGACGAGCCGAGCCGATCGTATACGAGGTGGGCAATTTAAACCCCCCTGGCACGGCTCTTTACGTGCGAAGGCCAGGAGAGTCCGAGGTCCTCCTCGTGGGGTCGCTGATCCATTGGGAACTCCAGAGGAACATCCGGTTATTGAGCGGGACACCCGTGGCCCGAGAGTAGAAAGGTAGTGCGGGCCACCACCGACGACGGATGGGATTTTTGGGGTTGCAATGGCGACCTTAAAACTCCATAATTCGAGATCGTTGGAGTGGCCGATGACAGCCAAGAAAAAGCTCGATCTCAAAGCGTTAAAGAAAGTTTACATCGAAGTCGGGGGTAAACGGGTCCCAGCATGGGAACCCAAGGACCCGGCACTGCGGAGTCTCGGACGCTGGACGGATCCGGAGGCGCTGCTCCGGCGTATGTATGAACAGGAGCATCCCGAGGACGCGTTGGAGTTCCTGGGGCCAGGGCGCCAGTGGCAAACAACGTGGAAGGGCCGGTTCAACCCAGCACTCAAGCAGAAAAATCGGCGTGCCGCATAAAATGCACCTGTTTTAGCCGTAGCGCACCTTTCCCGGGGACCCGCTCGCTGGACGTACGAAAACTGCGCTCTACCAGCCGTTCAACAACGTAAGGGTCGCTCAGCTCCCTTGCGCCAGCCTTTTGATCAAGTCGCTCGCCAATTTGCCGTCGAACTGGCCAGCAAACCGTTCCCGAAGCTTGGACATGATCGGCCCGATCTGGTAGCTGCCGATTTCCTGCACGATCGCGCGAATGGCATTTTCCAGTTCTTCCGCCGAGAGTTGCCGAGGCAAGTAAGATTCCAGAATCGCTCGCTCTTGCTCATTTTTCTCGATTAAGTCCGGGCGATTCGCCTGGCGTGCAAACTCAGCAGCTTCAGCCCGCTTGTTGGCCTCCTTACGAATCAGTTGGATGATGTCCGGCTCATCCAAAGTCGCCACCATCTTTTCGACCTTCAGGTTTTTGATGGCCGTGATGACGTCCCGCAACGCCGAGAGTTTGGCTTTGTTCCCCGCCTTCATCGCGGCTTGCAAATCAGCCTGCAGTTGAGTCTCGGTAGGCATAGCGCTTTCCTCCCACCCAGGATCAGCGAAAGGCCCAAGCCAACGCGGCCCCGAGATCCAGGGACGAGAGCACACCATCTCCGTCAGCATCTGCGCCAGGGCCAACCGCAAACGCACCCCGGGCCGCGAAGTCCTCGACCCGCAACGGCGTGAACTCTGCCAGTTTGCGTACCACGGCAACTAAGTCGGCCGCCGTGACCCGACCATCGCGGTTCGCTTCTCCGCGCCGGAAACCCTCACTCGCAATGTTGGTCAGCACCGTAGTCGTGGGTGCGGGCGAGCTGGCTGCGGCAGAAGCATCGTACCGGCCGTCTCCATTCAAGTCGCCGACAACCAGGCTCACG
This window harbors:
- a CDS encoding ABC transporter permease translates to MSAIFTICKRELRSYFGSYIAYVLSAVFLLLTGGFFYSWLRYFILFGGYVLPSGLWQQVFLDMRYCAMIVLPLVTMRLFAEEKKLGTIELLWTYPVRDVEIVLGKFLAAWLFYLFMLVPTVVGPLVFYQFYPFDFGPFVTGYVGVLLLGTAFIACGMFVSSLTENQVVSAMGTYGILITFWYLTWNESVASVAVIEALLKISLFDRFLNFARGVVDTQDIVFFVLFVLYFLFLTLASLDARKWRGVGAAA
- a CDS encoding aspartyl-tRNA amidotransferase subunit B, which translates into the protein MPTETQLQADLQAAMKAGNKAKLSALRDVITAIKNLKVEKMVATLDEPDIIQLIRKEANKRAEAAEFARQANRPDLIEKNEQERAILESYLPRQLSAEELENAIRAIVQEIGSYQIGPIMSKLRERFAGQFDGKLASDLIKRLAQGS